One window of Candidatus Mycobacterium wuenschmannii genomic DNA carries:
- a CDS encoding Shedu immune nuclease family protein has protein sequence MSFTFAELPEPNEVTWATGRLTTRTYASRSFVMTFGQDAGQQARYIHKVFDESPAEDDDDWEWTTDVVYSTPGGRKQIELNVARSAGSVRKIRIQKVPTSGDVTRLEPVLELDRDQSTRLIDLIKALDSIPVDGEGTVYVDDQVLRDFFSDPGAMGRAYSQDPERFRALIQSDADARDVIALQHRREVVATMRTWLEDDAVFDVEKDSAGGPECAWQRLLEANPWVLGIGLGGQLLTSWDKDKLEKVVVGSDIKTVGKRVDALLRTNGLVRSLAFAEIKHHRTELLAEEYRSGVWRPSNELAGAVVQVQQTVRMAVRDLGDYIEDSAEDGSRTGTGTFVVRPRSFLIVGSLSQLLGDGGGPVDDKVHSFELFRRNLHEPEVITFDELIARAEWHVKLAEEQASVRHDVEPHDHAGSEPPAQAGLTAETSQTSSIDPWGDDAPF, from the coding sequence GTGTCTTTTACGTTCGCCGAGCTGCCCGAGCCGAATGAGGTCACCTGGGCGACTGGCCGATTGACGACGCGTACCTACGCCAGCCGGAGTTTCGTCATGACATTCGGTCAGGACGCCGGCCAGCAGGCGCGCTATATCCACAAGGTTTTCGACGAGTCACCGGCGGAAGACGACGATGACTGGGAATGGACAACTGACGTGGTCTACTCGACACCCGGCGGACGCAAGCAGATCGAACTCAATGTCGCGCGATCTGCTGGCTCAGTGCGCAAGATTCGGATCCAGAAAGTGCCCACCTCGGGAGACGTGACCAGGCTGGAGCCTGTGCTCGAGCTCGATCGCGACCAGTCGACGCGGTTGATCGATCTCATCAAGGCTTTGGATTCGATTCCGGTCGACGGCGAAGGCACCGTCTACGTCGATGACCAGGTTTTGCGCGATTTTTTCTCGGACCCAGGGGCGATGGGCCGCGCATATTCACAGGATCCAGAGCGATTTCGTGCACTCATTCAGAGCGACGCGGATGCCCGTGACGTCATCGCGCTGCAGCACCGACGCGAGGTCGTAGCGACGATGCGAACATGGCTTGAGGACGATGCCGTGTTCGACGTCGAGAAAGACTCCGCAGGTGGGCCGGAATGTGCGTGGCAGCGTCTGTTGGAGGCGAACCCATGGGTCCTCGGGATCGGCCTCGGGGGGCAGCTGCTCACTTCTTGGGATAAGGACAAGCTTGAAAAAGTTGTGGTAGGCAGCGATATCAAGACGGTCGGCAAACGAGTTGATGCGCTGTTGCGTACGAATGGGTTAGTCCGATCGCTTGCCTTCGCTGAGATCAAGCACCACCGAACGGAGTTGCTGGCCGAGGAATATCGATCCGGTGTGTGGCGGCCTTCAAACGAGCTTGCAGGGGCGGTAGTGCAGGTTCAGCAGACCGTGCGTATGGCAGTGCGCGACCTCGGAGACTACATCGAGGATTCGGCCGAGGATGGCTCGCGGACCGGCACCGGCACCTTCGTTGTGCGACCGCGCTCGTTCCTCATCGTCGGATCGTTGAGCCAGCTGTTAGGTGACGGTGGCGGCCCAGTAGACGACAAGGTGCACAGCTTTGAGCTATTCCGGCGCAACCTTCACGAGCCGGAGGTTATAACATTCGACGAACTCATAGCCCGTGCCGAGTGGCACGTAAAGCTGGCCGAGGAGCAGGCATCTGTTCGGCATGACGTCGAACCCCATGATCATGCTGGATCAGAGCCACCGGCCCAGGCTGGACTTACTGCGGAGACTTCACAAACTTCAAGCATTGATCCGTGGGGCGACGACGCCCCGTTCTGA
- a CDS encoding site-specific integrase, whose protein sequence is MKGSVHQRGSKWYYKFRVPQRDPSTGKYPWISKGGFDTEREAWKACREAMREADRGRVVKPSTRTVAEFLSEWLNAVEPALDATTWRSWHDYARAYVVPHIGAERLQRIDEPALLKLYAKLLAEGRVKRDNDTAMYKYWSARTAKGGEPTAREVSEACNTTIHASRSAVRRYRSGIVPKPVSTGLAPKTVRNVHAFLHRALVDAVAWKYLTDNPASNVKPPRRPRTRRQVWRPEEIRAFLASVRHDRFAALFLLELTTGIRRGQICGLHWDAVDLDTGEIALHNNRVVIGGHARDKAGGKTHNADKTISIDRATVAALRSWREVQDNERSLLGESYNAGGYVFTYQDGRPLHPDSIRQRFDRLAVAAGLSRITFHDLRHSYATGALRAGVSPKIISERIGHANVGFFLETYAHVLDNDDREAAEQAAGFLLGDVWKSDNADSEDRPAATELE, encoded by the coding sequence ATGAAAGGCTCTGTGCATCAGCGGGGTTCCAAGTGGTACTACAAATTCCGCGTTCCTCAGCGCGATCCGTCGACTGGCAAATACCCCTGGATTAGTAAGGGCGGCTTCGACACTGAACGGGAGGCCTGGAAAGCCTGCCGTGAAGCTATGCGAGAGGCCGACCGTGGACGCGTCGTGAAACCGTCGACCCGCACGGTCGCGGAATTCCTCAGCGAGTGGCTGAATGCCGTTGAGCCGGCGCTCGATGCGACGACGTGGCGCAGCTGGCATGACTACGCGCGCGCCTACGTTGTCCCGCACATCGGGGCCGAACGGCTGCAACGCATCGATGAGCCTGCCCTGTTGAAGCTGTACGCCAAATTGCTCGCCGAAGGCCGCGTCAAACGCGACAACGACACCGCAATGTACAAGTACTGGTCGGCGCGCACCGCGAAGGGTGGTGAACCTACCGCTCGGGAGGTGTCAGAGGCCTGCAACACGACTATTCACGCCTCACGGAGCGCGGTACGGCGATATCGCTCAGGCATTGTCCCCAAACCGGTTTCAACCGGTCTGGCACCCAAGACGGTCCGCAATGTGCACGCCTTTCTCCACCGCGCACTCGTAGACGCCGTTGCATGGAAATACCTCACCGACAATCCGGCCAGCAACGTCAAGCCACCTCGGCGCCCACGTACCCGCCGCCAAGTGTGGAGGCCGGAGGAGATTCGAGCCTTCCTCGCCTCGGTGCGACACGACCGCTTCGCGGCACTGTTCCTGTTGGAACTCACCACTGGCATCCGCCGTGGGCAGATCTGCGGTTTGCATTGGGATGCTGTCGATCTCGATACCGGCGAGATCGCTTTACACAACAATCGTGTGGTGATCGGCGGGCATGCCCGCGACAAGGCCGGTGGTAAGACTCACAACGCCGACAAGACGATTTCCATCGATCGCGCGACCGTGGCGGCGCTCCGCAGCTGGCGCGAGGTCCAGGACAATGAGCGCAGTCTTCTCGGAGAGTCCTACAACGCGGGCGGCTACGTGTTTACGTACCAGGACGGCCGGCCGCTGCATCCAGACTCGATCCGACAGCGATTCGACCGTCTCGCAGTCGCGGCGGGCCTGTCGCGCATCACCTTTCACGATCTTCGACACTCATATGCAACCGGCGCGCTGCGGGCAGGGGTCAGTCCGAAAATCATCAGCGAGCGCATCGGTCACGCCAACGTCGGCTTCTTCCTTGAGACTTATGCTCACGTGCTTGACAACGATGATCGCGAAGCGGCCGAGCAGGCCGCTGGGTTCTTACTCGGTGACGTGTGGAAGTCCGACAACGCCGACTCCGAAGATCGACCAGCAGCTACCGAGCTGGAGTAA
- a CDS encoding helix-turn-helix domain-containing protein, which yields MTRQALLDTTPWRVVNKMEDNVFNDLPLLLAVPRAAQLLGISRAAAYRLVASGELPVRRLGGRVYVLTAGLRELAS from the coding sequence GTGACCCGACAGGCTCTGCTCGACACGACCCCATGGAGGGTGGTGAACAAGATGGAAGACAACGTATTCAACGATCTGCCCCTTCTGCTCGCGGTGCCGCGAGCTGCGCAGCTGCTGGGCATCAGCCGGGCCGCGGCCTACCGACTGGTGGCCTCAGGAGAACTACCGGTTCGCCGACTCGGCGGCCGTGTGTACGTCCTGACAGCGGGCCTTCGTGAGCTGGCCTCATGA